Part of the Panicum virgatum strain AP13 chromosome 4N, P.virgatum_v5, whole genome shotgun sequence genome is shown below.
gaggggaggtgctgcccattttacctcaaatttgtgaggatttcacccatccaagtgcaccaaaggttagtagcttcttccactcttctttcacggtgtttattctttgtttcatgctttctagataaagaaaatagtgatattaaggttgaggaaaaatgagcataattttccaatttattcattaatttgagtaaaatagaatcgatttgttactttttagagaaggttttctagatagtttaactatgacacatttagagtaatttttttgaattatttcacggggacatgtgtatatgttattatgcaaaaatttaaggattttaaggatgaggaaaaatgagcatgatttattaatttgttcattaatttgagcaaggtagaattgatttgttgctttttagagaatgattactatatagtttgactatcacacatttagaatgagtttttttgaattatttcatggtgacatgtctatatgttattgtgccaatttattttgctatttagtttaaatttactagataggtggtctatgacacatttacatttttttgaattacttcatagtaacatgtttttagggataatgagcatgattttttttaatttgtacagatggaccggcaatggatgcacggaagccggagcacctcggcgtggattcagggtttagattcttttctcaaagcggcaatggcaaataggtcgccaaagggtttaatgtgttgtccatgcagtgtttgcaaaaataaaaaggaattccgaaaaagagatactctatggaatcacctggccttgaatggtttcatgagtaactatagtCTTTGGACTaagcacggcgaagttggagttatgatggaagataatgaagaagatgacgatggtgataacaatcttccagattggacatgggttcatgaagcaggtggctttcaagatgaaccaatggacgatttctggcggggggcagatgatgtatatatcgagtttgcatcactctacgatttataccatcaagatgcccttcacaagtccctcgtcagtgtatggtgcatgtaagtattgtctctcatttcattattttagccttgagTGTTGATTGatccccgtttttcttgtgtcccgtaggtcaaaaattcaaatttgccgaaagaagaactttcataacgtcgggttcttcgaccccgatattatacacgagaaatcgCTAGCGCTAAATTCTGGagacatagtcaatgttatatacagggggttgcgtaaaaatagcatgtgtcccttcattctcttgccatacaaccatcagtgagtcgttctttgttagacttttttttcaatcccttcgtattaataataccatttaataactattataatcaacattaattggttatgcgtatgtatatgcacagctttcattggatattgctttgtattcggattgaggagcacaaggtcttggtgtacgactcgttaaggcaagataaatcaaagtaccaagatatcatcgaggtggtaaatactgcatggagtcgctacctccacaaacacataggcttgcccataggtgaaatTGAGCCTCTTCATTGAgtgactgattttccggtatgaatatactctcgctactaatgtcattcggAATAAAACAtcaaaaaaattctatatcgtaacccacatttgtccatagtgttggagacagggccaaggaaacaacttatgtggatactacgtatgcgagtggatcaactcttttgcaagtgaaaaagggcaaatgacagtggaggcattcaatgtacgtgagcacaatcacatctgctcattattttaattcattattttttattctcatgtttttatcgaaaaatgtgacagcattggcggatgaaagaagaactcattgaaatcgctcggatcagggcaattcaagaagctatatgtggatttctactcgatgaagtcataaatcctaagggcgaatttcatggcgatctccgtctaagcgtcgcccaagaagatccgacgacgaggaagctgatacgttattatagttgatgtaatatctcatgtacttttgaactcctaagtgttccatacatgacatataatatatatatataaatatataatttaagtgtaatatgctgttctaataatactgtgcaatgcaaagagtacgactatgtagtcacatacgctagaaatacgcatagccatacgtataaaaacgaaaagaaaagaaacataaagaagaaaaaacatttagtgccggctagttatatcagccggcactaaccttgctgtcagaactcgggcgggggcgggcacgttagtgccggctggtattacggaccggcactaacatacgcacgttagtgccggtcagagtagccggcactaacgtctgtcacgttagtgccggccatttagtgccggccacagggaccggcactaagccgtcctgtgaccggcactaatgtgACTTTCTCCAACAGTGCGGGTAGCAACGGTCTTCAGCATGCTGCAGCTAGGATGGCGGAGGCGACGACGCGCTAGGGGCGTGCAGGTGCAGGGTTGTAGCTTGATGCCGTGATGTGCGACGCGGTGATGGTGATagggtcgccgtcgccgtcgtctgTCACTCGCGCAGCTCAGACAATCGCATGCCAAATTAGGGATCTGAGAGTTAGACATACCGGTGATTATTCCCTGATTCCGTGAGCATTTGTTGGCCTGGTGAGCTCTCTCCTACTTGGACTTTGGTCTTTGCTCGCACATATATCTCCTAAAAACGAGGTTGGATGCAGTGCCGCCAGACTGCCAGAGGCTGGGATGCAGTGCCTCTTCTCCTCACGACCACACAcctaagaaaaaagagaggacgACCACAATACACCTGACTATCTGAGAAAGAAGAGAGGTGTACTAGAAGCTTCCTGCCTGCGGtaggtggggcagctgccccaccgtGGGGAGCTCCGCCTGAAGGAGAGACGACCCATTCTAAGACACACACAAGTCAGACTGTCATAGTCGGGCTCTTTCCAAAGCTCAACGCAGGCCCTGCtcctaaaaattttcacccaaaaattttcacctcctctttaaacacatgtatgaagcactaaaaataattaaataacaaaactaattacacagtttggatgtacacgacgagacgaatcttttgagtctaattagggcatgattagccataagtgttacagtaacccacatgtgctaatgatgcggtcaaaggcctcaaaagattcgtctcgtggtttccaagtgagttctgaaattagttttttaactagtgtccgaaaagccctcccgacatTTGGTCAAAGTATTGATGTGACATCCAAAATTTTTtgattttggaactaaacgccccctcAGCACTGGGAAGCCACCTTCCTCACCGTCACCGCAGGGCATGTTCCGACACTTGGGACGCAGGTATATACGACAGCACTCCAGAATGCAGCAAGGCAATTACTTCTGTTAGCATGTTTCACCCTCTTCTTCAGACTATTTCCATTTACTTCTTCAGACACGTCAGATGTTTCCTCCTTGATTTCCGTAGGAATTTAAAAAATGACCATTTTCACTAAATTCGCAGCCCCTGTATGCGCCTTTCTTCTTATCTTCCTCTAGGAATTCCGAAAGAACCATCCTCATTTACCTTTCCGTCACATCCAGCAGCTGAGCCTTGCTTACTTTTGTTTTTCATTCTCACAGCCTTTATTGACCTCCAAACTTTATTCAATAAACTGTACTTTTTGCCATGCAGATGCTCAGCCATGTCATAGGCGTTCACACACCTGATGCTGCAGCACTCACACCATATGAAGTAGCCTTGTTGAACAAATTCATGCATTACTCCATCGACCAGGATGTGGATTTTCTTAGGTACGTTGCTAGGGCCTGCACGGCTGCACCTGATGCTGCAACACTCGCACCATACGAAGCCAGCTTTCTTTTCAGATACTTTTTTCCCTTTAAGATGTTTTTTTACGATTAGCCTTACCAGTTGCTCTCACTTGACAGACTGCACAGCTCCAGTACTTGCCAGCAATTTGTAGTTCTGTTGGCTCAGTAGTTGTAGAACTCACATTTTGTAGTTCATCTTGTTCAGTAGTTCCTGGAATCGCATTTTGTAGTTCTGTTTGCTCAGTAGTTGCAGAACTCACATTTTGTAGTTCATCTGGTTTAGTAGTTGCTGGAATAACCTTTTGTAGTTCTGTTGGCTCATTAGTTGCAGAAATCAAAACATTGCTTTTGTGAACAACTTCATATATTGCTCCATTGACCAAGATGCAGATTTTCTTAGGTGCATCACTAGGGCCTGCGCCACTATTATCATCATAAACCACCTGGATGCCTCTAGAGTGAACCAGCTTGGCCAGGTGCTTTCTTCCTTCATAATGTTTGCTCAGATTAGCCCTACTAGTTGCGCTCACTTGACAGAGTGCGCAGCTCCAGTGCCTGGCAGTAGTTTAGTACAGCAGGTATCAAACATTCGAACTAACGCAGGGCATCAGGGCATTCTCAGAAGGGAAAGGAGGCAATTCTGCCACAAGAATATCTGAAGTTCGGAATCTGTATACCAGTGGGTGACAAAAGGGCAGAACACATTAACACAAGATCCGCTTGACCGAAGAAAATGAGCTATTGCAACACCATTTGTCCATTTCCACTCACAAATGTACAGTTAGGTGTTGTCAGATGGCCAAAATCACAACCGGAAAACAACAGCGAGTAGGGTTACAGACAAAGAGACAACAATGGGCCAACAAATAGCGTTCACGCCAATTCGACACATGGTTGGTATGTACATTGCAACATTGTACACCCGTTTCAGCCAGGTCCAGCATCAGGCCTATGCTTCAAGAGCCATTTCCTCACTATACCTGTTCATCACGAGCCATTCTCCTCGGCCACACTGATCATAAAGAGCTTGGGTTAAAATGGATTGAAAGTAAAATACTAGCTGCCATCGTCAGACAGGACTCACTGTGTCTCGGAGCGTTCTGTGTCTCCAGCTGACTGTTCTGCACCACTGTCGTCCTTGTTCCGAGTAATCGGCTTCTTGAACTGCACCAGGATCATCGTCATGTTATCGCATCCTTCGCCGCGCATGGTTGATGGAGCCAGGCATCTATCAAGCACTCTTTCACATACTGTGGAAAGTCTTTCCTCCTGCATTTTGTAATTTTTGTTTCTTTCCATGAGTATAGCCAAAGCCAAGACATCCAAATATCAACATTAAATATAACTTGGTACTCACTGTGTTTATATGCTCACGGATGAAATCAACCAACTGTTGGTTTGACATGCAGTCCCTGATAGTCGTAAGAGTATGTACGGTTGTTACTTCTAACACAAGCAATAATTGTGTGATGCCAGAAATATTAATCTAGAGGAACTTACCAAATGCCATCACAAGCCAAAACAAGAAAGTCATCATCGTCACAAAGCTCCACCTGCACAAAAGAACAAATTACAAGAACTATATCAACGAGAAGGAAATGATAACACAATAGCCTACGTAGTAAACTGTGATTTGCTGGAGGAGTGTGGAGCAACTGCAGAATTAACTTACGATGTTTATGTCAGGATTTGCGGTCAAAATTTGCTTATCAGGGGTCAAGAACTTGTTTTGTTTAAATTCCATGTCTCCTAAAAAAGTATTTGAGCATTTAAGACATCCATGTAAGGTGCCAGGTATTGACAAAAACCAAAGAAGTTAAAAATGCATACCAATAGCCCTGGACAAGTTTAAAGTTCCATTTACACGCCCCATTTGGATGTAACCCCCTGCATTTTGTATCCTTTCTCTCTCTGCCTCAAGCTCTGGTTTATGGTCTCTGGACAAATTGTATGCCTGTGTTATGTGGAAGAAGTATAACTAAGATGATTgtacataaaactttatgttgAAATATTAACACAAGGAGTAACAACAACAACTGACCTGGCCATTCCTTGAGATGACACAGCGCGAATCACCAGCATTTGCCACAATGAGTTGCCTATTCCTGATTAATGCTACACAGGCTGTACTCCCACAATTTGGCCCAGTAAAATCAGAATGTGGTCCCTGATAAAATAAATAGCTGTAAGACTGCTATGCTTTGGTGGATGGAAATGGAATGCTCATTTTCAACAAAAGAAATAGCATCAGTATTAAAGAAAACTTTCAAAATGATAAAGTTGCTTCCCAGCACAACAGCAAGAATAGGATCCTAGTTCAGGAAATTGAAACCCACTTTTCAAGAGTTAGCGATACAGCCATCAATTTTAGATGTCAAAGTTAAAAGAATAAATTTCCTTCTTATTATGGTATCCTTTTCAAGAATTAGCATTGTTAGGTAACATGGCCAACAATTTTAGATGTTAAAAGAATGATTTTCCTTCTTTGCATAGGTATCATTTTTAGGCTTTAAACCATAAGTATAGCACGTCTACCTTAGGCCCTGTTTGACAGAGCTCCCAAAGCAGCTTCTAGGCTGAATCCAGGAGAAGATCTGCAGAACAGTTTTTTCTGAGAGAAGTGATTCTATGCTGATTCTATGGAGTGTTTCTCTGAAATGAACTAAGGAGCTGGGAGCTGAAAAAAGCAGCTTCTCCTGATTCACTTCTCACACTGGATTCGTTTTTCCCTAAAGTTAATCTTAGAGAATAATTTTCAGCCAGTGAATCACTTCTCTCAGAGAATCAGCTCCCACGGAGAATCAGAATCGATTGGAGCTCTACCAAACAGGCCCTTACACACATTTCAGCATGTATGATGTTagccaaaacaaaaacaaaaaagttGTTTTTTTACAGAAATCTTAGGACTGTACCaaattaattttaaaaaaaatgcagatGTCATCCTCTCCTATACATGGCAAAAGGAATACACAATTGCGAATCCATGAAGGTTCCACAAGTACCTCCTCAAAAGCCCAATCATCACGTCTATCGTTTGAATCACTTCCTTTAGGGGACCAAATCAGGCCTTCTATTATGCCAGTAAACTGATTTATCTTATCTCCAAGTGCTTGAAGTTCCCGCCATCCTCTTTGACCTTGCATCATCTCGTCCATTCTGAAACAATTCAATCATAATTTCTGTTCACATCATTTGCCCCAGATTAGCAGTGGAGAAGTGAATACGCAGTCATGCTAACAACAAAAGATGTTGTTATACCTGAAGAAAGCTCTGTGGACAGCAACACCCAGGTCACCAGCTGCATAGGCCTCAGTGTTTAGAACTTCTCTGTGTAGATATTTTGCACAGAACTTGGCAACTACTTTTCCTGAGGCAAGAAGGCATTACAAAGGGGTCAACAGGCCATTTTGGTATGATGTGTAGTCAATTATACACTGAAAAGGCACTGTTCTTTGCAGCTAAGTTACCTCCATGTCCATCAAAAACGCCAAAGAAGGCAGTGTCATTATCAAGATCTAGCAAAGCCGAGTGCTGGAAAATTGCATAAAAGCTTAGAAACTGCAGAATACTGATCAAACACGATCATAACTAATAAAAATAGTGAGATTCCATATGCTCAAAAGATacttaatcaagcacataaagaACTGTATGAGTACTATGCTAAGAAAATAAATCATAGCTTCTCCTTGAATAATATTATTACTCAACAAGGAATATCACGCATATTCATGGGTTCCAGTATTAAGGTTCAAAGCATAGCCAATCTTTCAGTATAATGTCAAACACATTGTTTAACTTATGAAGCATTGCCAATCCAAGAACATGGTGaactcaaaagaaaaaaaaaagttagacCATGTTGTGTCATGCTCAACATCAGGACAGAGTAGCAACTAGCAAGGACAGAAAGTAAAGTTCACCATTCAACTAAAGAATTATGTTTCTAAGTTCaacaaataatttatttttaagCGAAAGTGGCATGTGTGGAGACTAAGAGGTGATCGTTCCTTTAAGGTCAAAATCACAAAACGCCAGTTCTCTCAGGTGCATAGCTCTGCTGACCATCGCAGTTAATAGCCACATAACCCCTCAGCTATCTAGTATTTAAGGGAAAAACTACATTCATCATAGCAATATTTggtatttctttctttttttattactTTCTAGAACATCCTATATGTTAGTTTCCATAAGTACACCTGGTTGTACTGACTGCAAATTTTCCTAATCAGACTCTTGACACCCAAGTTGGATTCCAAGTTACATTTGATGAGTGCGGTAAAATTTTGCTGAGTTGGCCCAAGTCTTGAGTCGGAATCCAACACTCAGCATCTGTATCCAAGTAAGTCTTACAAGACCAGGAACATCAACACAGATAGTCACAACGAACAAAGTAATTGATAAATAGGAACTCACAGCATCTTCCATAGTTGCACGCCATCCTTGCATAGATGAAAGGCCAAATTTAAGCTTATCATTTTCACCATCTTCAGATAGCTTCTCAGTTTTTGGAGTGCTAAGATAAACCCCCATTCTCCCAAATGTACCTAACATATGTCAAATGGAAAAGAGATTTACTGATCAATAATAAGTTAAGGAGATTATTTACAGAAGTAAAAGATGACACAATTGCTGCCATAAGTACACAACAGACCATAAACATTAAGTTCAGCAATCCACGTGAAATGGAAGATCACATAGTAAATAACTAAGTTCAGAAAGAGATTGCCAAGTCAGGAATGCATATATAGAGACATTAGCTATACATATCTGACAATACAGTTAAATCGCACGAGCTTTAAAGAGGGATGTTGTGGGTCAGCTAAGACTTCAAAATTTCAGGAAAAAAACGCACCCGCACCAATTGGGCTGTAGGTGGCTGGACTAGATTTAGTAGGATACCACACATTTAGCCAAATCTGTAGCTAACTGTATACATATATGGGTCCGTCTGGTTCACTTGCTTATACTAGCCTGGGTCGGATATGGAGACAGGCCAGCTTAAGCCTGTATTCACTAGCAGGGCCGTACCAGCAAATTcgggggccctgtgcgaaacAATGGACCGGGGCCCTAGTGGCCTAGTGCAGGATCATGAATACTAAGCGATAGCAGCCGGCAAGCACGATGTGCTGTGTGAAAGCACAAATGTTacaagtcacacgtgtgactgccAGTTAAATCATCACAAAAGGCCCAATAACTGTTTTTTTGTTccgaaacaattttttttgttgctagaacaatttttattgtttgagcaacaaaaaaaatttctgaaaaaaaatttgttctAGCAACAAAGCATTGAGGGGTCTGGTTTATTAGGCCGATTTTAAGTCCAAAAGACGGAATCTTGGAGAGGTTGGGATGCTGTGACAGGTCCACTCGAGATCACACACGTGACCCCGAGCAGCACCCATGTAAAAGGAAGTGACAAGTGATATGTCTACGACGATTTATCTTTTAGGAGCAATTTGGGCCATGTTTTACCACAAATTGAGTCAAACAATCAATTAAATTAAAGTCTTTACATGACTATATCTGATGTATACCTAATATTTTGGGGGCCCTTCGAAttcgggggccctgtgcggtcgcacggtCCGCACGTGCCCGGATACGGGCCTGTTCACTAGTACATCTGTTTGCCCTTATAACTGGAGCCTGGTTTAACTTTGTTGTGTTTGGTTTACCTACACTACTAGTTACCATCACCTCTTCTTTTCAAGCGGTGAACTATTCAGTCCATCACCTCCCGTTCTTCTCTCATTTTTCCAAGTGGAGGAAGCATTCATAGAGAGGGAGGCGGAGCAGCCATAGCAACAGCGGGCACACCTCCATTCCTGGCAGCCGCTATGAACTTCAAGCTGGCACAACTCCGTTCCTGGCAACGGCGAGGAGGAGATTTCCGTCAAAGAACCCTCCGGATAGGCTCCCCGTCTTCCAGAAATCACGCAGTTCGAAATGAATTCCTCGCCGATTTGCTTCGCCCACATGCGGTTCTTGTCGGAAATTAGAAGAAACAGGCGGATGCGCGGGCGTGCGGGAGGTCGGCCGCCGCGAACACGCGGGCGTCCGGAGCTCCACCCCAGCGGCCGCGcgggcaagcgccgccgccgcggacacgCGGGCGTGCGGGAGCTCCACCCCGGACTGGATTTATTTGCTCACAATCACAGCAAAGGAACAGGGTCACTACTCTTAGACAACCCATCCAAGCATAGGGCTACTCACCAGCAAGAGAGGTGATCCGAGCCCGGATGGATCTCCAGTCCCCGGTCCACGCCAGTGCAGCAGCAGTTGGAGGCGGAGACCGCGCCTCTCGACGAGAGAAGACTTCGGGTTGGTGCGGCCGTGTCTGGTGGCGTATCccttcgccgccggtgaggtcgCCGACGGCGAGGCACGGCGGATTTTGGGGGATGGAAGAGCGAATTCGGGTACTGGAGACGTGCACGGGAAGAATTTTGAGGGAGAAAATCGGAGGATGACACGAGCGGACCTGGGGAGGAGGACGAAGGACCAGTGGAGACAGGAGACTTCCGGATCGTGGAGACGCGGAGATTTCTTTCTACACAGTAACGCGGAGATGACAGTGTGGGCCAAGCGAGAGCTTCCCAGCAGCAACGCCTAGCAGACCCACCAGTCGGAACCCGTCGACCGATCTTCGGGCGCGTGGACCAGACTTCGAGACGAACGAGGAGCTGGGACTGGACTGGGTTTACAGTCAAGGAGGCTTCGATTTTCTGACaacattttttttccatttttagatacttttttgttgttttctgAGAAAAATAAATTCAGACATTTTTTATGAGCCAAAAAAATTTTCAAGTGAAAATTTGATgggtagaaaaaatttcaagaaaaaaattggtGCGATAAAAAAATTTACGAGAAAAATTTTGACAGAGAGAAATTTATCaattgaaaagaaacaaaaaaaaagtacatccaaaaaaatttgtatgcaaagaaaaaaaaaactggatctgggcgcctccccgccgccgccggcccgccccgtcgcctccccgccgccggccatggagcagagTGAGGCCCGCTatgcctccccctccccgccgccggccatggagcagagggcccgccgcgcctcccctcccccgccgccggccatggagcagagAGAGGCCCggcgcgcctcccctcccccgccgccggccacggagCAGAGGGGCCCCGCCCGcctctcctccccgccgccggccatggagcagagAAAAAGGGGTGGGGGAAGGAGGACAgccggccatggagcagagGAAAAGCGCGCCCCCGGGCCCGTGCAGCGCATCCCCACCGGCGGCGCCACCCCCTCCACTGCTGCGCCCCCTCCGCCCAACTCGGGTCCCCCTGCGCTAGATCTGGGGAGGAcgaaggaagaggaagaaaggggAAGGGAAAGGAGCCGGGAGCGCTTGAGAAaaagaaggggaaggaggagtGGTGGGGTCCACCATGTGGTGGAGTAAGGTGGAGTCGACCGTGACTTTTGCAACTTCCGGTCAACCGTAATTTCAGCATTGCGACTTCACGCTCCGCTTCTACTTTTCTCCGGATATGACATGAGGTATAGATGAGCAGAAGGCCCAAGGCCCGGTagcccggcccaagcacggcacggGCCCGAAGACACCGGGCCCGGGCTAGGCACGGCACGGGTCCCAGGCCGGGCTTGGGCCGCCAGGCAGGCCCGtcgggcggcacggcacggcttGCAATTAGTGGAAGACACGGTAGATGCCCGTTAGCTTATATATAACTATAATTATATACTTATATATGAACTTATAACTTGTCATTTGTCAATAAATTAACTTATAGATGTAACTTATGTGTTTTTTAATAATTATGAACTTAATGATATTTGAGAAATGATATTTAGCTTAtatgattttttaaatatttgtgAAATTGATATCCTCATATATTTATGGGCCAtttgggccggcccggcacgtcATTTTGGTTGGGCCAtttgggccggcccggcacaaAAATAGGCCCATGGGCCGGGCCTGGGCCGTCGGCCAAGCACGAAGCCCGGAGCAGCCCGGCATGGTGGCacgacgggccaaacttggcccGGCACGATCGAGCCGGGCCCGGGCCGGGCGACCCGTTTGCTCATCTATACATGAGGAGCCTCCACCATGGCACCATGCTTTTCTTCCTGCTAGTCGCCTCTTAAAGATCAGTTAACGACTGGACCAGCTAATAGTGGGAAGAAACCATTTCTAACGGGGGAAATCGGCTGGCCACGAAAACAACCCGGCGATCCAGCCCCGCTGCTCGAAGAAAATAGAGGCACAGCGAAAGGCGAGAGGCGGATTCCGTGTGCTTCGATGTTTTTCTACTGGAAGGTTGGTTGCTGTGGTTTTCTACAGTGACTGCAAGATCCACCAGAAAAGAGGCGCTCCAACCTGATCTCTGAAGGAGGAGAGATGGATGGATGGCACACTTCCGTCGGGCTGTGATCAAAAGGGTATCGATGATTGGGTACGACGGGTCAACCCCGACGCTCTTTAAAGATGAGTTTGGTGAGTGTCCGGTTGTTGCCTTGTTGGTGATGCCTGATGAAATTGTTATCCCCGTGAGTTGTCGTATGTCTCAGATCGCATCTTTGGCGGGCTGCTTTGCCTCGCGTCCTGGCGAGCCTGCCTTTTTCGTTGCTTGTGAAAATTAAGGTTCGAATATTTGAATTGCGGGCGCCTTGTGAAAGCAGATGGATAAATTTCTTTCAGCAAGAGCCCCGCGGCCTGGTCCATGCGGCCCATGATAACGAGGCCAGGAAGGACTTGCCTTATGCTAGGCCCATGATTTATGTGACATGATAAGAAGCCCATGTTTCTACATGGGCCGACCGTGCGTGCTTCCCAGCCCAACAACCGAACTGTTTACCTTTTTACTCCCGGTGTCCAATTATCCAT
Proteins encoded:
- the LOC120671391 gene encoding probable protein phosphatase 2C 58, with the protein product MGVYLSTPKTEKLSEDGENDKLKFGLSSMQGWRATMEDAHSALLDLDNDTAFFGVFDGHGGKVVAKFCAKYLHREVLNTEAYAAGDLGVAVHRAFFRMDEMMQGQRGWRELQALGDKINQFTGIIEGLIWSPKGSDSNDRRDDWAFEEGPHSDFTGPNCGSTACVALIRNRQLIVANAGDSRCVISRNGQAYNLSRDHKPELEAERERIQNAGGYIQMGRVNGTLNLSRAIGDMEFKQNKFLTPDKQILTANPDINIVELCDDDDFLVLACDGIWDCMSNQQLVDFIREHINTEERLSTVCERVLDRCLAPSTMRGEGCDNMTMILVQFKKPITRNKDDSGAEQSAGDTERSETHVAEENGS